A DNA window from Pseudoalteromonas spongiae UST010723-006 contains the following coding sequences:
- a CDS encoding OmpH family outer membrane protein has translation MNKMIKTTAMTLLATFLMGASASSFAHKVAVVNVQQVFSGSPQASAIKATLEEEFRERRQALEKLQGDIRFEVEKYQRENATMSKAQKEASQKKIQELQKALQEQGQPLQQEMQMRQAQETKKLETVIFDAIAAEGKAGKYDEVKPAGSLLYFNEKSVDNITSKVAERVAKAK, from the coding sequence GTGAATAAAATGATTAAAACAACCGCCATGACTTTGTTAGCTACTTTTCTAATGGGTGCTTCTGCAAGTTCATTCGCTCACAAAGTTGCTGTTGTAAATGTACAGCAAGTATTTAGTGGTTCTCCGCAGGCGTCTGCGATTAAAGCAACGTTAGAAGAAGAGTTCCGCGAGCGCAGACAAGCACTTGAAAAACTACAAGGCGATATTCGTTTTGAAGTTGAAAAATATCAGCGTGAAAACGCGACAATGAGCAAAGCGCAAAAAGAAGCAAGCCAAAAGAAAATTCAAGAGCTACAAAAAGCATTGCAAGAGCAAGGTCAGCCACTTCAGCAAGAAATGCAAATGCGTCAAGCACAGGAAACTAAAAAGCTAGAGACTGTGATCTTTGATGCTATCGCTGCAGAAGGTAAAGCAGGTAAGTACGACGAAGTAAAACCAGCGGGTTCACTTCTTTACTTCAACGAAAAATC